The Methanobrevibacter sp. genome segment TCTAAAACAAGCATCTCAAATAATTCTTCATCGTTATGTGTTGGAACTCCCCACTCCTCATCATGGTATCTGATATAGTCTTCATCATCACTTACCCAGTCGCATCGTTTAACAGTCATAGAAATTATTATTAAATGATTAATTTAAATATATTTTCATTAAGGACGGGTTGGAAAGGTTAAACAATGAACAAATCTTTAAAATTGAAATTGGGCATGTTCGTTTTCATGAGCATTGTCATGATTTTTTACATATTGGTGTTTGGCCAGACAAATGCAATTATTGGGCTGATGGTCGTTATTGCTGCTTTTCTGAATTTAGGTAATGATTTATCATCAAATCCCAAATTGTCATTTATTAAAATATTTTCTCTTTTGATGATTCTGGGAATCGCCTCATATCTTAACAGTCCCATTACTATTTTAAGTTGTATTCTGACATTTTTTATAGTATTTGCAACTACATTTTCATCATATAAGCTATTTGGAACACATTGCTATTTGCCTTTTTTAATGGTTTATTTTATGATGTCATTTTCTCCGGTAACTTTTGAAGATTTGGCGATAAGGATGTTATCTTTAGCTTTAGGGGCAGTAATCATTGTTGGCTTAAATTTGATTATTAATAGGAATAAATATCACAGGTTATCTGAAAATACAATTTCTTTACTAATTGAAGAGCTTATTAAAGCAGCCGATTTGAAATTGGATGGAGATGAACTGTCTTCAAATAGCTTTAAAGTGGTCAATGGATTTTATTCAAGTATCATTTCTAAATTCAAGTATAATTATTTCCCAACTCAAAAACACGAATCGGTTGTAAATGTCATAAAAGCATTTCAGAATATTGGATGGATTATGACAAATTTTAAGCTGTCCGAAGATGAATTGAAATATATCAAACACGTGTTGGCTGATTTTAAACAGTTCAGGAATTTGGATGGAGATGTTCTTGTCGAAACTAAAGGTATGAATCTGATTCTTTTAAATTTTAAAATTATTGAAAATGAAATTGATAAAAAAACATTAAAAAAAGAAAACGATTCAAAAAAGGCATTGTTTGGTGTTGTAAAGCCATTAATCAAACGACAATTGTCATTTAAATCAGCTAAATTTACTTTTGCTTTTAAAATGGCATTTGTTCTAACATTGTGGGAAGTTTTAACATTGATATTTAATTTTCCATATACGAAATGGCTGTTTTTCGCATCGATTTCCTTAATGGTTCCATATATTGATGATATTGCACGCACTGCCAGAAATCGTATTGGGGGAACATTGATTGGTGTCTTTTGCTTTGCATTAATTATGATAGCTATGCCATACATTCCAATACCTAATTATCTGCTAATTGCGGCAGTATTGTTTTTGGGGATAGTTGGAATAATTTTCTCATTTAAAAATAGATTAGTATTGTTATCATTTACAACCTTGTTGTCTGTTACGGTTTCTTTAATGTATATCACGCCTCCTGAAGCTATCGAATTGAAGATATTGTGGGTTGCTGTGGCTGTTATCGTGGTTTCATTTATCAATTATGGATTTTTACCATATTCTGTTGAAAAACAAACAAAAAATAACTTGAAAACATCTTACATTTTAAATAAGAAGTTTTTGGATTTAATCAAATCGAAATGCCTGGGCGAAGCTTCAATTAATAAAACTGCATTGCTTGTTGTAAGCAACATTATTCATGAGAATATTGAAATTACCGATAAAAACAAGGAACTGTATCGAATACAATCAGAAATAAGAGGTATTTCTAATTTCATTCTAGCATATATGGATATTTATGATTTGTCACCTCAGATAAAGAGAAAAATGATTAAAATAATTGAAGAGGAGGATAGTTTTAATAATGATTTTGATGATGGTGAAAGTGTTGTTTTGTTTTCACTAAATTATGTTGTCCAACAGTTCAATAAAGAAAAGGAATTAATCAAACAATGATTATGTTTATAAAAGTTTCAATAAAATATATAATTAAGTTTTATTATGGAGAGGGATTATATGGTTAAATTAGGTATGGGAATGATGAGACTTCCGGTTTTGGATGAGAATGATTTTTCAACCATAGACCTTGATCAATTTGCAAAAATGGTTGATGCGTATATGGATGCAGGTTTTAATCATTTTGATACAGCTTATCCTTATCATGAAGGTTTAAGTGAAGTGGCTTTGAGAAAATGTGTTGTTGAGAGATATCCGAGAGATTCTTTTACAATTGCCGATAAATTGCCTATATTTAATATTACAAAAGAATCCGAACTTGAACCGACATTTTCAAAACAACTTGAAAGATGCGGCGTTGACTACTTTGATTATTATATGATGCATAATGTAAGCGGATACTCCGAGGCGGGATGGATGGACGTTGATTCATTTGCTTTTGTAAATAAGAAAAAAGAAGAAGGATACATTAGACATTTGGGATTGTCCACTCATGCTGATGCCGAATTTTTGGATAATATACTGACAATTCATCCTGAAATGGAATTTGTGTTGCTTCAGATTAATTATCTTGACTGGGAAGATGAAGGAATTGAATCTAAAAAATGCTGGGAAGTTGCAAGAAAGCATAATAAGTCTGTAATGATTATGGAAGCATACAAAGGCGGTTTTTTGGCAGATGTTCCGAAGGAAGCCGAAAAACTCATGAAGGAATATGCTCCCGATAAATCTGTCATTTCATGGGCAATGAGATTTGCAGCTTGTTTGGATGGAATTTGCACAGTTTTAACCGGTGCAAGTAGTCTTGAACAGCTTGAAGAAAATATTTCAGAGTTTAATAATGCAACTCCTCTCAACGGCGATGAATTAAATCTGCTAAAGGAAGTTTCAGAAATTATAAATTCAAACATCACTGTTGACTGTACAAAATGCAGATACTGCGTTGATTCCTGCTCTGAAGGAATTGATATTGCAAAACTATTTGATTTATACAATAAAGAAAAGCTTCTTGACGGTAATGGATGGTCACAAATGGGCAATGCATATGTAAATTATTCTAAGCTTCCAGGTGTCGGAATAGCTTCAGATTGCAGCGGGTGTGAAATGTGTGTTGAAGAATGCCCTCAGCAGATTAATATTCCTGAAGTTTTAAAGGATGTCGCTGAAACATTTGAAACTGAAACTTATGGATTTACCAATTAATTTTATTTTTTTTTGAATTTTATTTTTTTAAAATTGCAAATTAAAGCAAGTTTTAATAATAATTAATAATATAATTAGAAATAGTTAACTTTTATGAGGATTGTATTATGATACCTGGTATGAACAAAAAACAAATGAAACAGATGGAAAGGCAAATGAAAAAAATGGGTATGAAAATGGAGGAACTTGAAGGCGCTCGTGAAGTCATTATCCGTTTTGATGAAAAAGAGTTGATTATCGATAATCCCAGCGTAAGTTTAATGAATGTAATGGGTCAGGAAACCTACCAGATTGAAGGTAAAGCCCGTGAAGTGGAGCTAGAATACGAAGTTGAAATTCCTGATGAAGATGTTGAAATGGTAGCAAACAGTGCGGATGTTTCATTAGATGAAGCAAGAGCAGCACTTGAAGAATGTAAAGGAGACCTTGCAGAAGCTATCATGAAATTAAACCAATAGATAAAATGACTGTTGTTGCACATATTTCGGATTTGCATGTTTGTAAATTAGAATTTGATGAAGAGGTTTTCATGAATGCTGTAAGTGAAATAAATCATCTGCAGCCTGACATGATTATTTTAACTGGAGATCTTACCAATAATGGTTATTATAAAGAATATCAACAGGCGGCTAAATATTTAAAGATGTTTGAAGCCCCAATATTTGTTGTTCCTGGAAACCATGATGCCCGAAATTTAGGTTATCAAACTTTCGAAGAGTTAATTGGAGAGAGAAGTTGGAAACTTACTATGGACGGCAATCTTACAGTAATTGGTCTTGATAGCAGCACTCCTGATGAAAATAGGGGTCATATTGGAAATCCTCAACATATGTGGCTGGATCATCAGTTGGATGAATGTGTGATAAATGAAAACTTTTCCATTGTTGTTTTACACCATCATGTAATTTCCATTCCTCAAACAGGGCGTGAACGTAATGTTTTATCTGATGCGGGAGATATTTTAAAGACACTGACAGGTCATGAAGTTGATTTGGTGTTGTCCGGACATAAGCATGTTCCAAATGTCTGGAAAATAAATAACACGGTTGTTGTAAATGCGGGATCTCTTTGTTCAACCAAGCTTAGAGGGAAAAATAAGAATTCTTACATGGTGTATAATATTTCTGATGAGCATATAGAAATCATCCTCAATATTGTTGGTGGGGAAAAATTCTTATTCGGAAAATATGCTCGAAATGTATTATAATTAAAAATTTAAATAAGAACATACAAAGATATAATATTAATTTGATTTAGGTGATATTATGAAAGTTGTTGTAGATGCTTCTAATGTAGCTTACTATATTAAAAATGAAAATGGCCAACCTCAAATGTCCAACATACTTGCAGCTGTTAAAGCATTAGAAGAGGGTGAAGACGAATTTGTAATTATCGCCGATGCATCACTTCGTCATGATATTGATGATAAGGATAAATTCTTGAAATTGCTGGAAAATGAAAATGTGGAAGAAGTTCCGGCGGGCAACGATGCTGATCATTTTATTTTAGGTATTGCTGTGCGTGAAAAAGCTAAAATATTGTCTAATGACAAATTCAGGGATTATGCGGCTGAATTTAAGAACATTCCGACTATGGTGATTCCATTTGTAATTGATAATGATAGGCTTACATTTGGCAAACCTAAGAAAGCTAAAAAAGATAAAAATATTCTTCAGCATATTTGTGATGAAATTATTAAAGAGCTAAACTTTAAAAAGTGGGAAATTTACACAGGTAAAGAAGGTTTGGAAATTTCCCCGTTAAATATTGCTAAACAAGCAATTATACGTATTGATAATGAAAACAATGTGGAATCAAAACTTGAAAGCATTTTCTCTAAAATCCCGATGTTCAATAAAATTGTTGATATGGTTGGGGATGTTGAAATAGCAGCTCCATATGTGATTTTTGTATTGGTGCATCCTAAGGATTATAAACTTGCTGTTAAGAATGCAGGAAACATTTCCGTTACTGTTGCAGACAGATTGGGTCTTGAGAAAAAACCGCTGATTGCCGTTAGAAACGATTTATTTACAAAACCTGGCACTTTTGAATTAAATATCATGCTGGCTGATGAAGTAACTGAACAAGCACCATACAATATCGCTGTTCGCGTATCTGCTCATGATGAAATATTTATTAAAAGAAACTCCAGAAATATTGCAAGCACCATAGCCGGAAGACTAGGGTCTTGGAAATTCCCTTTTGTTTCTGTAAAACCGGACATGCTTTTAGAAAAACCTGGCGATTTTGAAATTGAACTTGAAAAGGGAGGGGAATAGATGGTTAATATATTAACCAGGTCTTTAATCAAGTCATTTACTAAATTAAATCCCATTTCCATTGGAACTAAATTTTTTCCAACAAATTCACTTGAAACAGAATATGTGGAGCTGTTCAATTATACTCAAACTATTCTTTTTGAAATTGATAAGGCGGAAATTACTTCCGATTCCATTTTGGAGAATTTAATTCGTGATGTGGGCGGGGAAAACCTTCCGGATGATTACAATTTTTATGAATTAAAACCTGCTGAAAATAAAATTGAAGAATATGCTTTGGTAAGCAATATCATCATGGGTAATGACCGTTATTTTTATATCGAACTTCCCAATCCTTCTAATCTAATTAATATCTTTGTAAAAATTATTGAAAATGAAAAAGGGGAAGTTGTAGAAAAAACGGCAACAGAATTAGTTGCTAAAATGTTGAGTAAAAATGATGCGATTCGTGTAGCTATTGAATTAATAGGTATTGGTTTATCTGAAGGGGTTCAGGTAATATCCGCTGTTGGAATGACTGGTGCCGCTTCAATTGAAAGGGCAATTCATTATACTCAAAATGTAGGTAGCTTTCCAGGTATTGCCTTTACAAAATTAGGTGGGGAATACGCCCTTGTCTTTGACTCTCCATTTTTACTTCAAGAATCAAGGCCTGTTACTTTGGAAAATTATTTGTTCATTGATCTGATTGACTCCACTAAGTTTATTGATAAAAAAGGCCGTAATCAACTAGTTGAATTGATGACTGGCATTAAGAACTTCATTGAAACAGAATGTAACGGTGAGTTGGAAGGATATCGTGAAGGAGGAGATGATTTCATTGCAAGATTTCCGTCTAAAGATTTGGCAATACGTGCAGGTCTTGACACTGCATGGTTTGCACTTGACAATGGTGCAAAAATACGTGCAGGTGTTGGTAAGAGCAGAAGAGAAGCAGGTGAAAGGGCTCAACTCGTAGATAATTTGAATTCAACATCTCCATTATCTTTAGTTGTATTTGAATTGGCCAATGGGTTATATGCATATAATATCCCCTCCGAATTTACAAAAACTTTAATTAATTTAGTAGAAAACGAAAAAGCCAAACTGATTGGTGTTTTTGCATTTGTATTTGTATTTACTTATTTAATGTCAGTGTTGGGATTCGGAATGTTTAGTTTTGTTGGGGTTATTATAGCTCTAGTTTATGCACTTTTAGCTTAATGATTAAAAAAGGAACAGTAATATGCGAAGAAATAGAGATGACAAAAGGGTTTTGTATTCACCAAGAAACAATTCTGGAAGAGGTTATAAACGGCCAAAAACAAATAAACCTCCTCATCAGCGTAGAAGGGGTAAAACTAATCGTATTACAGTTTTTGTTATTATTTTGGCATTAATTGCATTTGTTATTGGTGCAGGAGCTGGAATATCCTTAACTTTTGATGATGGGGATGAAGGGCCTCAATGGCATAATGTTACCGAAGAGATGACTACAAACCTGACTGGTGATGAAAAAGTATACTTTGATGAAGACTTAGATCAGGTTGATTTTAACAATAATGAAACATTAACTGAACTGAATATTACTAAAGAACCTTCTTATTAAGTTTTGGCGATTATTATGGATTTTATTAAAGAATTAAATGGCGGATTTTCTGTTATTGAAAATCTCAAAGTATCCGGTGCGCGTGAAAGTAAATATGGTGTTGCCATCATTTATTCACCGAACAGTACTGCCTCTGCAGTTTTCACTTCAAATAAAGTTGTTGCAGCTCCGGTTAAATATACTAAAAACATGCTTAAAAATGGAATTGTTTCTGCCGTTTTTGTAAATAGCGGTAATGCTAATTGTTTTACCGGAAAACAGGGTTTTAAAGATTGTGAAGCTTTGGCCAAATTAGTTTCCAATGAGTTGAAAATACCTGAAGATGAAATAGCTATTTCTTCAACCGGTGTTATTGGTCGTGAAATGCCGATGGGCATTATTTCTGAAGTGGCTCTTGAATCCCTTTCAAAACTGGGAAACGGTCCTGAAAACTCACTGGCAGCTGCAAAAGCCATAATGACAACTGACACATTTCCAAAAGAATGCGCTATTGAAGTTACATTAACCACAGGTGAGGTTGTTAAAATTGCAGGTATTACTAAAGGCAGCGGGATGATTGCTCCGAATATGGGCACCATGCTTTCATTTATTGTAACTGATGCAAAAATTCCGGCTAATGAAATCAATAAGGCACTAAAAAAAGCTTCAGATATTAGTTTTAACATGATTGTTGTAGATGGTGATGAAAGCACAAACGACACATGTTTGATGATGGCTAATGGAGCATCTGATGTTGAAGTTGTAAAAGACGCTAAATTAGATTCTAATTTCCAGGAAGCTTTAAATTATGTCTGCATTGATTTGGCTAAAAAAATGGCAAGGGATGGTGAAGGAGCAACCAAATTCATTGAAGCTAATGTCTGTGGTGCTAAAAACTTGGAGGGCGCAAGACTTGCGGCCAAATCAGTTATTTCTTCAAGCTTATTTAAATCAGCAGTATTTGGCGGTGATCCGAATTGGGGAAGAATTGTTTCGGCCATAGGTTATTCCGGCTGTGATTTAAATCCGGATATTGTATCAATAGCTATTGGAAATGATTTGGATGAAGTGGATCTGGTTAAAAATGGTGAAATTTTAGCATTTGATAATACTCCACAACTCAAAAGAGCTGAAAAGATAATGCAATCCAAGAATGTCATTGTAAACATCGATATCGGTTTAGGTGATGGTGAAGCAACTGCATGGGGTTGTGATTTAACATATGATTATGTTAAAATTAATGCTGAATACACTACATAAAGAAAACCTTTAAATATCTTGAAAACAAATATTTTTTTGTTATAGATGTAATTCTAATTATTTTTTTCATTAATTTTAAGGAGGGTGAATATGGCAAAAGTTAAAGGAACTAACAGGAGAACCAGACAAAAAAGAAGTTATACCAAACCTGGTAGTAAAAGAGGAAGAGGAGTTAAACAAACTTGGAAAAAATAATCCTCTTATAACTTTTTTTATCATTTTTAACTATTTTTTTTGATGTTATGAAAACATCGCCATATTGAAAATTATTAAATACTATTTTTTAAAGATATTATATGTGGTGATTATATGAATGGACATAGGGCTCATGGTTTTTCAAGTGTACATTTCTTGGATTCTGATGAGATTATATCTGAATTAAATTTGAAAGGTGATGAAACTTTTATGGATGCCGGTTGCGGAGACGGCCACATCGCAATAAAAGTGCTAGATGATTATCTTCCAAATGGGACTGTTTATGCTGTTGATGTTTATGATGCATCTATTGAAGATATGGAAACATACAAAAATGAAAATAATGTTGAAAATTTAATCAACATTGAAGCAGACATTCCTAAAGGAATTCCCGGTGTTGAAGATGAATCTGTTGATGTTGTTTTAATGGTTAATGTCTTCCACGGATTTAAGGCATCAAGAACAGCAGATGATGCCATAGATGAATTTGCAAGAATTATTAAACGTGATGGTAAAATTGCAATTATGGATTATAAAGCTTGGGATGTTCCAAAAGGACCTCCAACAGCATTTAGAAGTCATCCGTCTGAATTGGAAGAATTATTTGCTAAACACGGTTTAAAAATGACTTATTTAAATGAAGAAATTGGTGAAGATATTCCTGAAGGCAAATCTCACTACTTCATTGTTTTCCAAAAAGAATAGATGGGGGTCTTTTCTCTATTTATTCTTTTTTTCAATTCTTCTCAGTTTTTCTTATTTTAATGTGCTTGTAATGGTGTGGAATATTTGTTAATGTCAATTGGGGTTGCGTTTTGGTGAATATTATATGTAATGTGTTATATGTAATATTTGAGCAATCGTTAATTTTAAATCAATTCAAAAGTTTAGAAACATCAAAATAAAACTTTAATTTTATTATAAATTATTTTTATTATTGTGTGATGATTTTTATGTATTGTTTGGTGGTGTATCTCTAAAAAAGTACTTACATTGCGTTTCTACTTTCCAGACATTATTTAATTTTGATTCGATATGAAAATGTTTATATATTAGTATATAATTAATGAAACTCGTCTTTAAACTCTTTTTACTCCAGTAATGTTATTATTGTCCAATTCAATTTTAATTCGATATGATAATATTTATATATTACTATATGATTAAAATAATATTGCTAATCATGATTATTAAATCGTAATTATGGGATTGGGGATAAATGAAAGACAAATGTTGAGGGTGTAATTTTATTTTTTGCAGTTTGCATGCAGATGTAAATAGTAGGTATTCTACACACATTTTGGTTCAGATTGAATTTCCTTTTTCTAATCTTAGATTATTGTATTTGATGTCTGATAGTATTATTTTTATCAATTGGTTTAAAGGAGAATAATCATGAAATCTATGAAAACATTAGTTATCGCTATTATTGCGGTAGTGGTGGTTATTGGTGTGGGTTTATGGGCTACCGGCTCATTAGACACTAACCAAGACTTAGGTAATCAAGAAATTCAATTAGCAGCTGCTGCTAGTTTGAAAAATGTTTATGATGAAAAGTTAATTCCTATGTTTGAAGAAAAGCATCCTGGTGTGAAAGTCACTCCTACTTATGCTTCAAGTGGGGATTTGCAAACTCAAATTGAAAATGGTCTAAAAGCTGATGTATTTATGTCTGCTGCTAATAAACAGATGAATGCTTTGGTTGAAAAAGGTTATATTGACAATGCTACTAATGTCCAATCTTTGGAAAATAAAGTTGTTTTAATTGTACCTGCTGATTCAAATTCCAATATATCTTCATTTGATGATTTAAAAGATGTAAAGGGCACTATTGCTATTGGAGACCCTGAATCCGTACCTGCCGGTCAATATGCTAAAGAAGTATTATCCAACCTTGGTATTTGGGATGATGTTGAATCTAAATTATCTTTAGGTACTGATGTAACTGCTGTATTGAACCAAGTAGCTCAAGGATCTGCTGATTGCGGTATTGTTTACTCTACTGATGCTAAATCTAGTGATGATGTTAAAGTAGTTTGTGAAGCTCCAGAAGATGCATTAAAAACTCCGGTTATTTATCCTGTAGCTGTTCTTAAAGATTCCGAGCATTCTGATGCTGCAAAAGCATTTGTTGACTTCTTACAAACTAAAGAGGCTCAGGACGTATTTGTTGATTATGGATTTGCTATTCACCAGTAGATTTGACGGATTATTCATATAAAATAATAAATGTATTAAAGAGATAGAGACATGATGGACTGGACTCCGATTTTCATTTCAATGAAAACTGCAAGCTTATCAATATTCATAACCTTTTTTGTAGGTTTGATTGTTGCTTGGGGTATTGTTAAGATGAAAAATGAAACAATAAAGATTGTACTTGATGGTATTTTTACACTGCCGATTGTGCTGCCTCCTACTGTAGTGGGGTTCTTTTTATTGTACATTTTTGGTGTCAGAGGTCCGATAGGTAAGTTTTTTATAGACTTTTTCACTGTGAAAATAGCATTTTCATGGTCTGCAACTGTTATTGCAGCTGTCGTCATGTCTTTTCCTTTAATGTACCGTTCCGCTCGGGGTGCGTTTGAACAGGTGGATTCTAACTTGTTGGATGCAGGCCGTACATTAGGTATGTCTGAGTGGAAAATTTTCTGGAAAGTTTTATTTGCAAATGCATTGCCTGGAATTATCAGCGGCGGAATTCTTGCTTATGCTCGTGGTTTAGGAGAATTTGGTGCTACAGCCATGCTTGCAGGCAATATTGCTGGACAAACCAGAACTCTTCCTATGGCGGTTTATTCTGAAGTTGCTGCTGGAAATATGGGTGATGCTTTTAATTATGTCGTGTTCATTGTTATTATATCATTTATAGCTATTTTTATTATGGATTATGTTTCCATACGCAAGGAAAAGCAATGGAAATGATTTTATAAGTATTTTATTTTGTTTTATGGGGGAGGATTATGAGTAATAAATTGTTAAAGGTAGATATCCACAAAAAACTTAAAGAATTCGACATGGATGTTGATTTTGAACTGAAAAAAGGGTGTTTAGGTATTTTAGGTCCTTCTGGCTGCGGTAAAAGTATGACGCTTAAATCTATTGCAGGTATTGTCACTCCTGATGATGGTGTTGTAAGTTTAAATGCTGATGAAGAAACTATTTATTATGATTCCAATGGAAAAATTAATTTAAAACCCCAAAAGAGAAATGTAGGTTACTTATTTCAAAATTATGCTTTATTTCCCAATATGACTGTTGAAGAAAATGTTGCTGTTGGTTTGCCTAAGGATTATGATGAGAAAATATTGTCCGGAATGATTGAACGCTTTCGTTTAGGTGGATTGGAGAAAAGATATCCTAGACAATTGTCTGGAGGCCAGCAGCAGAGAGTGGCACTGGCCCGTATTTTAGCTTATGGCCCGGATGTTATATTGCTGGATGAACCATTTAGCGCCATGGATACTTTCCTAAAAGAACAGCTGCGCATTGAACTTATTAACTTGCTAGACGATTTTGAGGGATTGTCTATTTTAGTTACTCATGACCGTGATGAGGCATTCCAGTTTTGTGATGAACTTCTAATATTGGATAAGGGCAAAGTTATTGCAAAAGGACCTACTCATGAAGTATTTGAGAATCCAAAAAAGGTTCAAGTTGCAAGACTTACTGGATGTAAAAATATTTCCAAAATCGAAGTTATAGATGATTATCATATTAAATCTTTGGATTGGGGAGTTGTATTTGAAGTGTCTGAAAAGATTTCCTCTGATATTACTCATATTGGAATAAGGGCTCATGATTTTTCTCCGGCAGAGGAAGATGATGTTAATGTGATTGACACTTCAGATTCAGTAAAAGTGGAAATGCCTTTTGAGTGGGAAGTGACTCTTTCAAATGGATTATGGTGGAAAGCCGATAAAAAGATTCATGAGCATGAATTTGAAATTCCCAAGTATTTAAAAGTTGATTCTAAAAATATTATCTTGTTGGAAGAATAGTTTGGATTCACATATTATTGGAATGTTTTTCATAACTTATTTTAATTCATATTTTATGGATTTGTAATATTTTTATTGCATACTCTTATTTTGAAAATTATTAAATACTATTTTTTAACAATTATTAAATAGGTGAAACTTTTAATTATTATTAAATTATTTTACATATGAAAAGGGGAATGTGTTAATGATTTTTGCAGCAATTTTAGCAGGCGGTATGGGATTAAGGATGGGTGGTTGTGATACTCCTAAACAATTTTTGAATTTAGGCGATAAGCCTGTCATTGTTCACACGATAGAAAAATTTGTAATAAATGATAAA includes the following:
- the modB gene encoding molybdate ABC transporter permease subunit produces the protein MMDWTPIFISMKTASLSIFITFFVGLIVAWGIVKMKNETIKIVLDGIFTLPIVLPPTVVGFFLLYIFGVRGPIGKFFIDFFTVKIAFSWSATVIAAVVMSFPLMYRSARGAFEQVDSNLLDAGRTLGMSEWKIFWKVLFANALPGIISGGILAYARGLGEFGATAMLAGNIAGQTRTLPMAVYSEVAAGNMGDAFNYVVFIVIISFIAIFIMDYVSIRKEKQWK
- a CDS encoding sulfate/molybdate ABC transporter ATP-binding protein, encoding MSNKLLKVDIHKKLKEFDMDVDFELKKGCLGILGPSGCGKSMTLKSIAGIVTPDDGVVSLNADEETIYYDSNGKINLKPQKRNVGYLFQNYALFPNMTVEENVAVGLPKDYDEKILSGMIERFRLGGLEKRYPRQLSGGQQQRVALARILAYGPDVILLDEPFSAMDTFLKEQLRIELINLLDDFEGLSILVTHDRDEAFQFCDELLILDKGKVIAKGPTHEVFENPKKVQVARLTGCKNISKIEVIDDYHIKSLDWGVVFEVSEKISSDITHIGIRAHDFSPAEEDDVNVIDTSDSVKVEMPFEWEVTLSNGLWWKADKKIHEHEFEIPKYLKVDSKNIILLEE